From the genome of Motilibacter peucedani, one region includes:
- a CDS encoding adenylyltransferase/cytidyltransferase family protein: protein MSVRVGYAPGVYDLFHVGHLNILRHASTLCDSLIAGVVSDEMAARSKGKTPVVPTAERLEIVQSITYVDRAVVEDVPEKLTMWERLGFDVIFKGDDWRGTPKGDKLERDFAAVGVEVVYFPYTKHTSSTILRRALDELQGAAS from the coding sequence ATGTCAGTCCGCGTCGGGTACGCGCCAGGTGTCTACGACCTGTTCCACGTCGGCCACCTCAACATCCTGCGCCACGCCAGCACCCTCTGCGACTCGCTGATCGCCGGCGTCGTCTCCGACGAGATGGCCGCGCGCTCCAAGGGCAAGACGCCGGTCGTGCCGACCGCCGAGCGGCTCGAGATCGTGCAGAGCATCACCTACGTCGACCGCGCGGTCGTCGAGGACGTGCCCGAGAAGCTGACGATGTGGGAGCGGCTCGGCTTCGACGTCATCTTCAAGGGCGACGACTGGCGGGGCACGCCCAAGGGCGACAAGCTCGAGCGCGACTTCGCCGCGGTCGGCGTCGAGGTCGTCTACTTCCCCTACACCAAGCACACCTCCAGCACGATCCTGCGCCGCGCGCTCGACGAGCTGCAGGGCGCCGCGAGCTAG
- a CDS encoding Wzz/FepE/Etk N-terminal domain-containing protein, whose protein sequence is MTSTRTAGPAPESVTIGSFLGLLWRRRLVVALLVVLLGALGVLYSASRPATYSAQSVVNVTPVTTGLSAGASTKDISTITEVKVVTSTSVARLAADDMHYTGGASQLLKHVTATSPLDSQVVVISFSSADADRAAQGANAFADAYLQYRQDTTEQVIARRAEKLDTRIAAVRRQVTAAGAAASAAAAGSSDREEAAALQRALQNQVNTLLSQQNALLTVAVAPGEVISRATTPSAAGVTSKLVYPVAGVLFGFILGALLALVLDRRDDRVRSAEDVAETTGAPVLADVVVRRRRGAERGAAPALAAPGSGEQEGYRVLAAKLLASSVAGQRSVLVTAPPSGVPAGGAGALNLAVSLGAPAVRVAFLTTADGMAVAAEQLRLPADSTWATWPAQLVAVPSQPHLSLLSLGDEVALGSLDLAAVARQLEAFEVVVVDGLALRRESSTFALARLVRSAVVLVEEGRTRAAELERWTEQLAQVGLVVEGEVMLRQRRRPSGVRGTRSAGSAPTRTPADRPATATAMAPAPAAPAPAPAPAAPAAGATRDELPSHTGDPVGQHTS, encoded by the coding sequence ATGACATCGACGAGGACTGCTGGTCCTGCTCCGGAGAGCGTGACCATCGGGTCGTTCCTCGGTCTCCTCTGGCGCCGTCGCCTGGTCGTCGCGCTGCTCGTGGTGCTGCTCGGGGCGCTCGGCGTCCTCTACAGCGCCTCGCGCCCTGCGACCTACTCCGCGCAGTCCGTCGTCAACGTCACGCCGGTGACGACCGGGCTCTCGGCCGGCGCGTCGACCAAGGACATCAGCACGATCACCGAGGTCAAGGTCGTCACCTCCACCTCGGTCGCCCGGCTCGCGGCCGACGACATGCACTACACCGGCGGCGCCAGCCAGCTGCTCAAGCACGTCACCGCCACCTCGCCGCTCGACAGCCAGGTCGTCGTCATCTCCTTCAGCTCGGCCGACGCCGACCGCGCGGCCCAGGGCGCCAACGCGTTCGCCGACGCCTACCTGCAGTACCGCCAAGACACCACCGAGCAGGTCATCGCCCGGCGCGCCGAGAAGCTCGACACGCGCATCGCGGCGGTCCGCCGCCAGGTGACGGCTGCCGGTGCCGCGGCGAGCGCAGCCGCGGCCGGCTCGAGCGACCGCGAGGAGGCGGCCGCCCTGCAGAGGGCGCTGCAGAACCAGGTCAACACGCTGCTGAGCCAGCAGAACGCGCTGCTCACCGTCGCCGTCGCCCCGGGTGAGGTCATCAGCCGCGCCACGACGCCGAGCGCCGCGGGCGTCACGTCCAAGCTCGTCTACCCGGTCGCGGGCGTGCTGTTCGGCTTCATCCTCGGCGCGCTGCTGGCCCTGGTGCTCGACCGTCGCGACGACCGCGTACGCAGCGCCGAGGACGTCGCCGAGACCACCGGCGCGCCGGTGCTCGCCGACGTCGTCGTACGCCGTCGGCGCGGTGCCGAGCGCGGTGCCGCCCCGGCGCTCGCCGCGCCGGGCAGCGGCGAGCAGGAGGGCTACCGCGTCCTCGCCGCGAAGCTGCTCGCGTCCTCCGTCGCCGGGCAGCGCTCGGTGCTCGTGACCGCACCGCCGAGCGGCGTGCCCGCCGGGGGAGCAGGTGCGCTCAACCTCGCCGTCAGCCTCGGCGCGCCCGCCGTACGGGTGGCGTTCCTGACGACCGCCGACGGCATGGCCGTCGCCGCCGAGCAGCTGCGCCTGCCGGCCGACAGCACCTGGGCCACCTGGCCCGCGCAGCTGGTGGCCGTGCCCTCGCAGCCGCACCTGAGCCTGCTCAGCCTCGGTGACGAGGTGGCGCTCGGCTCGCTCGACCTCGCCGCGGTCGCCCGCCAGCTCGAGGCCTTCGAGGTCGTCGTGGTCGACGGGCTCGCGCTCCGCCGCGAGAGCAGCACCTTCGCCCTCGCCCGGCTCGTGCGCTCGGCGGTCGTGCTCGTCGAGGAGGGCCGCACCCGCGCGGCCGAGCTCGAGCGCTGGACCGAGCAGCTCGCCCAGGTCGGCCTCGTCGTCGAGGGCGAGGTGATGCTGCGCCAGCGGCGCCGGCCGAGCGGCGTACGCGGCACCCGTTCCGCGGGCTCGGCACCGACGCGTACGCCTGCCGACCGGCCCGCAACGGCCACAGCGATGGCACCCGCGCCCGCTGCACCCGCGCCGGCTCCGGCGCCTGCTGCACCCGCCGCAGGAGCGACGCGCGACGAGCTGCCCTCGCACACCGGCGACCCGGTGGGCCAGCACACCTCCTGA
- a CDS encoding lipopolysaccharide biosynthesis protein, which yields MNDRSERTTLLTGVARSGSMAFVGTSGAAVLGFLLTLLVTRGLSTTTAGQFFSATAVFFVLQTLLAFGVGAGLVRFVPRLRALERTDDVPALLVVAVVPVVALGALGSVVLYVLSPLLARHLADGGSTSASTSAFRLLALFLLVGVLETGAVECTRAFGSISSYVLIQQISLPLLRPLLVLTAIALDAPLWAVVLGWLVPLALALALAARVVARCLHELFGSARAWPARHTPLDALAREYWSFTATRGLAGIIDILLTWLDVLIVSAIVSSSMAAVYASASRFVTTGTLVLSALRLAIAPQLSAALARGDRQRAGEMYSVASQWVVLSSWPLYLVMAAFSPTVLRIFGESYVSGATAMTVLCAAMMVNLAAGNVGTVLLMGGKSRWVLADKVVVLTINVSANLLLIPPFGITGAASAWALTIVVDSVISYCQVRWGMRVHGGDSGLRVAAALSLGVFGTAAVAVRLLLGSSLVTLVATVAVAGAVYAALVWRRRDELDLALLVAALRPGRGGGSADRGPIGQSGVGAPDGSVPSQTEPPASQALGQSPASSPAG from the coding sequence GTGAACGACCGCAGCGAGCGCACCACGCTCCTGACCGGCGTCGCGCGCAGCGGCAGCATGGCCTTCGTCGGCACGTCGGGCGCGGCCGTCCTCGGCTTCCTGCTCACCCTGCTGGTCACGCGTGGTCTCAGCACGACCACCGCAGGCCAGTTCTTCAGCGCCACCGCCGTCTTCTTCGTCCTGCAGACCCTGCTGGCGTTCGGGGTGGGTGCCGGTCTGGTGAGGTTCGTCCCGCGGCTGCGCGCGCTGGAACGCACCGACGACGTACCCGCGCTGCTCGTGGTCGCGGTGGTCCCGGTCGTGGCGCTCGGCGCGCTCGGCAGCGTCGTCCTCTACGTCCTCTCGCCGCTGCTCGCGCGCCACCTCGCCGACGGCGGGTCGACGAGCGCGTCGACCAGCGCCTTCCGGCTGCTGGCGCTGTTCCTGCTCGTCGGCGTGCTCGAGACCGGCGCCGTCGAGTGCACGCGCGCGTTCGGCAGCATCAGCAGCTACGTGCTCATCCAGCAGATCTCGCTGCCGCTGCTGCGCCCGCTGCTCGTGCTGACGGCCATCGCGCTCGACGCGCCGCTGTGGGCCGTGGTGCTCGGCTGGCTGGTGCCGCTCGCGCTGGCCTTGGCGCTCGCCGCCCGGGTCGTCGCGAGGTGCCTGCACGAGCTGTTCGGCAGCGCGCGGGCCTGGCCCGCGCGACACACCCCGCTCGACGCCCTCGCCCGCGAGTACTGGTCGTTCACGGCCACCCGCGGGCTCGCCGGCATCATCGACATCCTGCTCACCTGGCTCGACGTCCTCATCGTCTCGGCGATCGTGTCGTCGTCGATGGCCGCGGTCTACGCGTCGGCCAGCCGCTTCGTCACCACCGGCACGCTCGTGCTCTCGGCGCTGCGCCTGGCGATCGCGCCGCAGCTGAGCGCGGCGCTCGCGCGCGGCGACCGGCAGCGCGCCGGCGAGATGTACAGCGTCGCGAGCCAGTGGGTGGTGCTCTCGTCGTGGCCGCTCTACCTCGTGATGGCGGCGTTCTCGCCCACCGTGCTGCGCATCTTCGGCGAGAGCTACGTGTCGGGCGCCACCGCGATGACCGTGCTGTGCGCGGCGATGATGGTCAACCTCGCCGCGGGCAACGTGGGCACCGTGCTGCTGATGGGCGGCAAGAGCCGCTGGGTCCTCGCCGACAAGGTCGTCGTCCTGACCATCAACGTGAGCGCCAACCTGCTGCTCATCCCGCCGTTCGGCATCACCGGTGCCGCCAGCGCCTGGGCGCTGACGATCGTCGTCGACAGCGTCATCTCCTACTGCCAGGTGCGGTGGGGGATGCGGGTGCACGGCGGCGACTCCGGCCTGCGCGTCGCAGCCGCGCTCTCGCTGGGCGTCTTCGGGACCGCAGCCGTGGCCGTACGCCTGCTGCTCGGCTCCTCGCTCGTCACCCTGGTCGCCACGGTGGCGGTCGCGGGCGCCGTCTACGCCGCGCTGGTGTGGCGCCGGCGCGACGAGCTCGACCTCGCGCTGCTGGTCGCGGCGCTGCGGCCGGGGCGCGGCGGGGGTTCGGCCGATCGGGGACCGATCGGGCAAAGCGGCGTCGGCGCGCCCGACGGCTCCGTACCATCGCAGACAGAGCCTCCTGCGTCGCAGGCCCTGGGCCAGTCGCCGGCGTCGTCGCCGGCCGGCTAG
- a CDS encoding glycosyltransferase family 2 protein — protein MLDAIQTQLSQVAHDLGDGSWREVFPLGIAGVLVWALWLYRFVLSRRAKPVVNDFRTTTSVIVPSYREDPEILLRCLESWLAQDPTEVLIVPDVADTETIEALDSFPDPRLQVIPFAHRGKRSALGVGIRASRGELLVFADSDTLWTPGLLEAVQMPFADEGVGGVSTQQNVYQRTSSIWRRVADWLVNLRYLDYVPAMGAKGAVACVSGRTAAYRRTAVVPVLEHLEHEFFLGKRCVSGDDGRLTWLVLASGYRTVHQSSAKALSMFPDSLKGFTKQRIRWSRNSYRTYLTALWKGWLWRVPFVTKVTVLQILLTPLTMALTVTYLVASRLDFSSGVGHGIGLAAAWLLVGRGIRGVSHLRRHPQELLLLPVVALVVVFIALPVKAYAFVTMNKQGWLTRDSDHLGGEAQAASTLSPAPAVP, from the coding sequence ATGCTCGACGCCATACAGACCCAGTTGTCCCAGGTCGCCCACGACCTCGGTGACGGCTCGTGGCGCGAGGTCTTCCCGCTCGGCATCGCCGGTGTCCTCGTGTGGGCGCTGTGGCTCTACCGCTTCGTCCTCTCGCGGCGGGCGAAGCCGGTCGTCAACGACTTCCGCACCACCACCTCGGTGATCGTGCCGTCCTACCGCGAGGACCCGGAGATCCTGCTGCGCTGCCTCGAGTCGTGGCTGGCGCAGGACCCCACCGAGGTCCTGATCGTCCCCGACGTCGCCGACACCGAGACGATCGAGGCGCTCGACTCCTTCCCGGACCCGCGCCTGCAGGTCATCCCCTTCGCCCACCGCGGCAAGCGCTCCGCGCTCGGCGTCGGCATCCGCGCGTCGCGCGGCGAGCTGCTGGTCTTCGCCGACTCCGACACGCTGTGGACGCCCGGCCTGCTCGAGGCGGTGCAGATGCCCTTCGCCGACGAGGGCGTCGGCGGCGTGAGCACCCAGCAGAACGTCTACCAGCGCACCTCGAGCATCTGGCGCCGCGTCGCCGACTGGCTGGTCAACCTGCGCTACCTCGACTACGTGCCGGCGATGGGCGCCAAGGGCGCCGTCGCGTGCGTGTCGGGACGCACCGCCGCGTACCGCCGCACCGCCGTCGTCCCGGTGCTCGAGCACCTCGAGCACGAGTTCTTCCTCGGCAAGCGCTGCGTGTCGGGCGACGACGGCCGGCTCACCTGGCTGGTGCTCGCCTCGGGCTACCGCACCGTCCACCAGAGCAGCGCCAAGGCGCTCTCGATGTTCCCCGACTCGCTCAAGGGGTTCACCAAGCAGCGCATCCGCTGGAGCCGCAACTCCTACCGCACCTACCTCACCGCCCTGTGGAAGGGCTGGCTCTGGCGGGTGCCGTTCGTGACCAAGGTCACCGTGCTGCAGATCCTGCTGACGCCGCTCACCATGGCGCTGACGGTGACCTACCTGGTCGCGTCGCGGCTCGACTTCTCCTCGGGCGTCGGCCACGGCATCGGGCTGGCCGCGGCGTGGCTGCTCGTCGGCCGCGGCATCCGCGGCGTCTCGCACCTGCGCCGCCACCCGCAGGAGCTGCTGCTGCTGCCTGTGGTCGCGCTCGTCGTCGTCTTCATCGCCCTGCCGGTCAAGGCCTACGCGTTCGTCACCATGAACAAGCAGGGCTGGCTGACCCGCGACAGCGACCACCTCGGAGGGGAGGCCCAGGCGGCGTCGACCCTGTCACCGGCGCCGGCCGTTCCCTAG
- a CDS encoding phosphomannose isomerase type II C-terminal cupin domain has product MQQTADAQPTGPTQPEAPSVLVDERPWGRFEQLALNEQVTVKIITVEPGHRLSLQTHTSRDESWKVLDEGLTVEIGGVAWAPQVGEQVWIPRGVTHRVGCTGSSAARFVEVAYGEFDECDIVRLEDDYARPETPDRA; this is encoded by the coding sequence ATGCAGCAGACCGCCGACGCCCAGCCGACCGGACCGACCCAGCCGGAGGCGCCCTCCGTGCTCGTCGACGAGCGCCCCTGGGGCCGCTTCGAGCAGCTGGCCCTCAACGAGCAGGTCACCGTCAAGATCATCACGGTCGAGCCGGGCCACCGCCTCTCGCTGCAGACCCACACCTCGCGCGACGAGTCCTGGAAGGTCCTCGACGAGGGCCTCACCGTCGAGATCGGCGGCGTCGCCTGGGCGCCGCAGGTCGGCGAGCAGGTCTGGATCCCGCGCGGCGTCACCCACCGGGTCGGCTGCACCGGCTCGAGCGCCGCCCGCTTCGTCGAGGTCGCCTACGGGGAGTTCGACGAGTGCGACATCGTGCGGCTCGAGGACGACTACGCGCGTCCCGAGACCCCCGACCGCGCCTGA
- a CDS encoding vWA domain-containing protein, translating to MLAPRRSSLRLAAAGGVAALLALAPQSAWALGPGPDDAAATTAAAPTVSIADPDATTAPRAGSVELHGSTAAGLLSQNTTVEFVVDVSASTSSVSSKDCDGNGKVDAGDDLNGDGSVGDILDCEIGAVIALNHSLAAVSPDVATLRVGLTAFSKTAATASVAADGGQFVAPGDATGASEPRMQVVARSLKRHVIGAYTPTTVEGGTDFDAAVTTALGALATVQGGQKWIMFISDGEATAHDLATLKASGVHLRSFAVGADSSCATGGSLAKMADATGEACLYAASPASLKTQVVTAKPAAVAGVTVTVGTRTVAAAVDPLGGWSAKLGLVAGTYTATATATSTSGRTARASRTFTVAAAPAPVAGMTPGTGLPATALRVATPAPSKTALPAVVRGTATARDAGAVVATDGMTVRLQAESKGRTTWATVATAKVRKGAFALTWKPANRAVRLRVVLPSQSGLPAAVRAVPHPVLSSCTVVHVRAGHAPAHWAWSCRTTARKGSKATLLDGRRHVVATGVVRQGRVVLSTRAHLGHPTLRVATGRHTVGLRF from the coding sequence GTGCTCGCTCCTCGCCGCTCGTCCCTGCGCCTCGCCGCAGCAGGGGGTGTCGCCGCCCTGCTCGCGCTCGCCCCGCAGTCCGCCTGGGCCCTCGGGCCCGGTCCCGACGACGCCGCCGCCACCACCGCGGCCGCCCCGACCGTGTCGATCGCCGACCCGGACGCCACCACCGCGCCCCGCGCCGGCAGCGTCGAGCTGCACGGCTCGACCGCGGCCGGCCTGCTCAGCCAGAACACCACCGTCGAGTTCGTCGTCGACGTCTCGGCCTCCACCAGCTCGGTCAGCAGCAAGGACTGCGACGGCAACGGCAAGGTCGACGCCGGCGACGACCTGAACGGCGACGGCTCCGTGGGGGACATCCTCGACTGCGAGATCGGCGCGGTCATCGCGCTCAACCACAGCCTCGCGGCCGTCTCCCCCGACGTGGCCACGCTGCGCGTCGGCCTCACGGCGTTCAGCAAGACGGCCGCGACCGCCTCCGTGGCCGCGGACGGCGGCCAGTTCGTCGCCCCCGGCGACGCGACCGGCGCCAGCGAGCCGCGCATGCAGGTCGTCGCCCGCAGCCTCAAGCGCCACGTGATCGGCGCCTACACGCCGACCACCGTCGAGGGCGGCACCGACTTCGACGCCGCCGTCACCACCGCGCTGGGCGCACTCGCCACCGTGCAGGGCGGCCAGAAGTGGATCATGTTCATCAGCGACGGCGAGGCGACCGCCCACGACCTCGCGACGCTGAAGGCGTCCGGCGTGCACCTGCGCTCGTTCGCGGTCGGCGCGGACTCGAGCTGCGCCACCGGCGGCAGCCTGGCCAAGATGGCCGACGCCACCGGTGAGGCGTGCCTCTACGCCGCCTCCCCGGCCTCGCTGAAGACCCAGGTCGTCACCGCGAAGCCGGCCGCCGTCGCCGGCGTCACCGTCACTGTGGGCACCCGCACCGTCGCGGCCGCCGTCGACCCGCTGGGCGGCTGGAGCGCGAAGCTCGGCCTCGTCGCCGGCACCTACACCGCCACCGCCACCGCCACCTCGACCAGCGGGCGCACCGCCCGCGCCAGCCGCACCTTCACCGTCGCCGCCGCACCCGCTCCGGTCGCCGGCATGACGCCGGGCACCGGGCTGCCGGCCACCGCGCTCCGGGTCGCGACGCCCGCGCCGTCGAAGACGGCACTGCCCGCAGTCGTACGCGGCACCGCCACCGCCCGCGACGCCGGCGCCGTCGTGGCGACCGACGGGATGACCGTGCGCCTCCAGGCGGAGTCGAAGGGCCGCACCACGTGGGCGACCGTCGCCACCGCGAAGGTCCGCAAGGGCGCGTTCGCGCTCACTTGGAAGCCGGCGAACCGCGCCGTCCGCCTGCGCGTCGTGCTGCCCTCGCAGTCGGGCCTGCCCGCCGCCGTCCGCGCGGTGCCGCACCCGGTGCTCAGCTCGTGCACCGTCGTGCACGTCCGCGCGGGACACGCTCCGGCGCACTGGGCCTGGTCGTGCCGCACGACCGCCCGCAAGGGCTCGAAGGCCACGCTCCTCGACGGCCGCCGCCACGTCGTCGCGACCGGCGTCGTGCGCCAGGGCCGCGTCGTCCTGAGCACCCGGGCCCACCTCGGGCACCCGACCCTGCGCGTGGCCACCGGCCGCCACACCGTCGGGCTGCGCTTCTGA
- a CDS encoding CDP-alcohol phosphatidyltransferase family protein has protein sequence MAVQTGPERASASPTTGATAPGTPARPGMGDSLRRLGSVQKSTVGVPAYMRWVNRPVGGLLAVVSHRLGLTPTQVTGVSALLSFGGILALATLRPSALTAVLVGLALALGFAFDSADGQLARLRGGGTLAGEWLDHVVDAVKSSSLHAAVAISLYRFTDLDHPAVLLLPLAYGVVGLTQYFGMMLRDQLLRTRKVPAPAGTPRPAPEQGSLLKAVLLLPVDYGVLCLVFFLLAWTTAFLWAYGALLVLTAAFAVHSLSKAYRSLVRASASS, from the coding sequence ATGGCAGTCCAGACAGGCCCGGAGCGGGCGAGCGCCAGTCCGACGACCGGGGCGACCGCTCCCGGCACGCCCGCGCGGCCCGGCATGGGCGACTCGCTGCGGCGGCTCGGCTCGGTGCAGAAGTCCACGGTCGGCGTGCCGGCCTACATGCGGTGGGTCAACCGTCCCGTCGGCGGGCTGCTCGCGGTCGTCAGCCACCGGCTCGGCCTCACGCCGACGCAGGTCACGGGCGTCAGCGCGCTGCTGTCCTTCGGCGGCATCCTCGCCCTCGCCACGCTGCGGCCCTCGGCGCTGACCGCCGTGCTGGTCGGCCTGGCGCTCGCCCTGGGCTTCGCGTTCGACTCCGCCGACGGCCAGCTCGCCCGTCTCCGTGGCGGGGGCACGCTCGCCGGCGAGTGGCTCGACCACGTGGTCGACGCGGTGAAGTCCTCGTCGCTGCACGCGGCCGTCGCGATCTCGCTCTACCGCTTCACCGACCTCGACCACCCGGCCGTCCTGCTCCTGCCGCTGGCCTACGGCGTCGTCGGGCTGACGCAGTACTTCGGCATGATGCTGCGCGACCAGCTGCTGCGCACCCGCAAGGTCCCGGCCCCGGCCGGCACGCCGCGGCCGGCGCCGGAGCAGGGCAGCCTGCTCAAGGCCGTGCTGCTGCTGCCCGTCGACTACGGCGTGCTGTGCCTGGTCTTCTTCCTGCTGGCCTGGACCACGGCGTTCCTCTGGGCCTACGGCGCGCTGCTCGTGCTGACCGCCGCCTTCGCCGTCCACTCGCTCTCCAAGGCCTACCGCTCCCTGGTGCGGGCCAGCGCCTCGTCGTGA
- a CDS encoding fibrinogen-like YCDxxxxGGGW domain-containing protein, with protein sequence MKVSKVRLLASAAAVAGSLGMGVVAMPGAATAAARDYGTPVADGLSSTTAAASCWAIKQTLPASPDGVYWLQTAQLVAPKQFYCDMTTDGGGWVLIGRGREGWTWSYNGQGSQATLRNTPSGPGAFAPAALPADLVQGLLGGGRVDALDDGIRVRRATTMDGSGAQELRLKTSNRAKWTWSIGGGVLVSDVVVDGVSRGGGNTQSWAYAGSQSLLRMTTNESSTHNYKMGFSYGNTVVGKNDPMSYLWQYTTEKSAIPFAQVFIRPKLMSSDYTAVPAEGLPATTLRPLMSSTTSDTTPWGVTGVEGGISGELKLEVETFAYIGRTMYVGGMFANVQKGANPGPDEKVHQPYLAAFDLDTGEWKRDFRPVLDGEVWDLQATPDGKLIVAGEFTNVGGAPHTSAVAAVDPLTGAPVTTWTADVTNVSSDGTTPQVRALDYQDGWIYIGGRFNRIAGGTPLSNLVTVGRTARVRASDGKPDGTWKPNFDGSIIEMDASDRGDRVYFSGYFKNVNGTPSSNIAVVSTAAGAPNVQGLGKWVPSIGSGTATYQQTIKEFGNDVWQGGSEHILGKYDRDTYTLQTSNITKSGGDFQALTEVDGVVYGSCHCGNYNYSNDLNYSNPIPYASDVNGIKYIGAWDEATGAYLPDFFPSALDTRSGMGPWELTADPNGCLWFGGDMKQGSWTGTAFQWLGGFGKFCPRDTTAPTTPAALSASNVTAGVKLSWAAATDNASGTLTYEVLRNDRVIGTTTGTSFTDPTPGLPATYFVRAVDDTGNRSATTTGLTVQPPPDTLVAYGSAWRWNYDGTDQGTAWSQPGFDDSTWSLGASELGFGDNDEATVVAPVASKHPITAYFRTTVDVANPASYSSLLLNLVRDDGAVVYVNGVEVARDNMPAGAPTATTPAVSAITLRADEKAAVSFTVPASVLVPGTNTIAVEVHQSDVWSPDLSFNLQVQAAH encoded by the coding sequence ATGAAGGTCTCGAAGGTGCGCCTGCTCGCATCAGCAGCAGCGGTCGCAGGGTCGCTCGGGATGGGCGTCGTCGCGATGCCCGGTGCGGCCACGGCCGCTGCCCGCGACTACGGCACTCCGGTCGCCGACGGGCTGTCGTCGACGACGGCGGCCGCGTCGTGCTGGGCCATCAAGCAGACGCTGCCGGCCAGCCCGGACGGCGTCTACTGGCTGCAGACGGCCCAGCTCGTCGCGCCCAAGCAGTTCTACTGCGACATGACGACCGACGGCGGCGGCTGGGTGCTCATCGGCCGCGGCCGTGAGGGCTGGACCTGGTCCTACAACGGCCAGGGCAGCCAGGCCACGCTGCGGAACACGCCGAGCGGGCCGGGCGCCTTCGCGCCGGCCGCGCTGCCGGCCGACCTCGTCCAGGGTCTTCTCGGTGGGGGCCGGGTCGACGCGCTGGACGACGGCATCCGCGTACGCCGCGCGACCACCATGGACGGCAGCGGTGCGCAGGAGCTGCGGCTCAAGACGTCCAACCGGGCCAAGTGGACCTGGTCGATCGGCGGCGGCGTGCTCGTCTCCGACGTGGTCGTCGACGGCGTGAGCCGCGGGGGTGGCAACACGCAGTCGTGGGCGTACGCAGGCAGCCAGTCGCTGCTGCGGATGACGACCAACGAGTCGTCGACGCACAACTACAAGATGGGCTTCTCCTACGGCAACACCGTCGTGGGCAAGAACGACCCCATGAGCTACCTCTGGCAGTACACCACCGAGAAGTCGGCCATCCCGTTCGCACAGGTGTTCATCCGGCCGAAGCTGATGAGCTCGGACTACACCGCCGTGCCGGCCGAGGGGCTCCCCGCGACCACACTGCGTCCGCTGATGTCGTCGACGACCTCGGACACGACTCCGTGGGGCGTCACCGGCGTCGAGGGCGGGATCTCCGGCGAGCTCAAGCTCGAGGTCGAGACCTTCGCCTACATCGGTCGCACCATGTACGTCGGCGGCATGTTCGCCAACGTGCAGAAGGGCGCGAACCCCGGCCCCGACGAGAAGGTGCACCAGCCGTACCTCGCCGCGTTCGACCTCGACACCGGCGAGTGGAAGCGCGACTTCCGCCCGGTCCTCGACGGCGAGGTGTGGGACCTCCAGGCCACACCCGACGGCAAGCTGATCGTGGCAGGCGAGTTCACCAACGTGGGCGGCGCTCCGCACACCTCCGCCGTCGCGGCGGTCGACCCCCTCACCGGGGCGCCTGTCACCACGTGGACCGCGGACGTGACGAACGTCAGCTCTGACGGCACGACGCCGCAGGTCCGTGCGCTCGACTACCAGGACGGCTGGATCTACATCGGCGGCCGCTTCAACCGCATCGCCGGCGGCACGCCCCTGTCGAACCTGGTGACGGTTGGTCGTACGGCCCGCGTCCGGGCGAGCGACGGCAAGCCCGACGGCACGTGGAAGCCGAACTTCGACGGCTCCATCATCGAGATGGACGCGAGCGACCGCGGTGACCGGGTTTACTTCTCCGGCTACTTCAAGAACGTGAACGGCACACCGTCGTCGAACATCGCGGTGGTCTCGACCGCCGCCGGTGCGCCGAACGTGCAGGGGCTCGGCAAGTGGGTGCCCAGCATCGGCTCAGGGACCGCCACCTACCAGCAGACCATCAAGGAGTTCGGCAACGACGTCTGGCAGGGCGGTTCCGAGCACATCCTCGGCAAGTACGACCGCGACACCTACACGCTGCAGACCAGCAACATCACCAAGAGCGGTGGCGACTTCCAGGCGTTGACCGAGGTGGACGGAGTCGTCTACGGCTCCTGCCACTGCGGCAACTACAACTACTCGAACGACCTGAACTACAGCAACCCGATCCCGTACGCCTCCGACGTGAACGGCATCAAGTACATCGGCGCGTGGGACGAGGCGACCGGCGCCTACCTGCCCGACTTCTTCCCCTCGGCGCTCGACACCCGCTCCGGGATGGGCCCGTGGGAGCTCACGGCGGACCCCAACGGCTGCCTGTGGTTCGGCGGCGACATGAAGCAGGGCTCCTGGACCGGCACCGCCTTCCAGTGGCTCGGCGGCTTCGGGAAGTTCTGCCCGCGTGACACCACAGCTCCGACCACGCCTGCAGCGCTCAGCGCCAGCAACGTCACGGCGGGCGTGAAGCTGTCTTGGGCCGCGGCGACGGACAACGCGAGCGGCACGCTGACCTACGAGGTGCTGCGCAACGACCGCGTCATCGGCACGACGACCGGCACCTCCTTCACCGACCCGACGCCCGGCCTGCCGGCCACCTACTTCGTGCGTGCGGTCGACGACACGGGCAACCGGTCGGCGACGACCACCGGCCTGACCGTGCAGCCGCCGCCGGACACGCTGGTCGCCTACGGCTCGGCGTGGCGCTGGAACTACGACGGCACCGACCAGGGCACCGCGTGGTCGCAGCCCGGGTTCGACGACAGCACCTGGTCGCTCGGCGCGTCGGAGCTCGGCTTCGGCGACAACGACGAGGCGACGGTCGTCGCCCCGGTCGCGAGCAAGCACCCGATCACCGCGTACTTCCGCACCACGGTCGACGTGGCGAACCCGGCGAGCTACTCGAGCCTGCTGCTCAACCTGGTGCGTGACGACGGCGCCGTCGTCTACGTCAACGGCGTCGAGGTCGCCCGCGACAACATGCCGGCCGGCGCGCCGACGGCGACGACCCCCGCGGTGAGCGCCATCACGCTGCGGGCCGACGAAAAGGCAGCCGTGTCCTTCACGGTCCCGGCCAGCGTGCTGGTCCCGGGCA